In one window of Rhizobium oryzihabitans DNA:
- a CDS encoding NUDIX hydrolase — translation MTVSAGPKREIVIAAAILLNERRQMLVVRKRGTTQFMQPGGKIDPGETPEQALHRELAEEIGLTLPENAARYEGVFREEAANETGADVVAHTFIARLQTEVAPQAEIEEVRWLDLDRHPGVTIARLTETQMLPLARAALTESGNKPR, via the coding sequence ATGACCGTGAGCGCCGGGCCGAAACGCGAAATCGTCATCGCCGCAGCCATTCTCCTCAATGAGCGGCGGCAGATGCTGGTCGTGCGCAAGCGCGGCACCACGCAGTTCATGCAGCCGGGCGGCAAGATCGATCCGGGCGAAACGCCGGAACAGGCGCTTCACCGCGAACTTGCCGAGGAAATCGGCCTGACGCTGCCCGAAAATGCCGCCCGTTATGAAGGCGTTTTTCGCGAGGAGGCCGCCAATGAGACGGGGGCCGACGTCGTCGCCCATACATTCATCGCTAGACTTCAGACAGAGGTCGCCCCGCAGGCGGAAATAGAGGAAGTGCGCTGGCTCGATCTCGACCGCCACCCCGGCGTAACGATCGCAAGGCTTACGGAAACCCAAATGCTGCCGCTGGCGCGCGCGGCCCTGACGGAAAGTGGAAACAAGCCAAGATGA
- a CDS encoding ABC transporter permease, whose translation MTLLRHRILPILTVLLAILILWHLAVVYLNMQFARDQATRAGQTPGFFELLPQTFAQERPVLPAPHQIVAELWDTTANKAITSKRSLIYHAGVTLSATLLGFAIGAVLGILLAVAIIHNRAMDRSVMPWIIASQTIPILAVAPMIIVVLNSIGISGLLPKALISTYLSFFPIVVGMVKGLRSPETIQLDLMHTYNASPSQIFWKLRWPSALPYLFTSLKIAIAIALVGAIVGELPTGAVAGLGARLLSGSYYGQTVQIWAALFMAAGVAAILVSIIGIAHAAVLKRMGARP comes from the coding sequence ATGACCCTCCTCCGCCACCGCATCCTCCCCATCCTCACCGTCCTCCTCGCCATCCTCATCCTCTGGCACCTCGCGGTCGTCTACCTCAACATGCAATTCGCCCGCGACCAGGCCACCCGCGCCGGTCAAACGCCGGGCTTCTTCGAACTCCTGCCGCAAACCTTCGCCCAGGAACGCCCGGTTCTCCCCGCCCCGCACCAGATCGTCGCGGAACTGTGGGACACCACCGCCAACAAGGCGATCACTTCCAAGCGCAGCCTCATCTATCACGCCGGCGTCACGCTCTCGGCCACGCTGCTTGGTTTCGCCATCGGCGCGGTGCTCGGCATCCTCTTGGCCGTCGCCATCATCCACAACCGCGCCATGGACCGCTCGGTCATGCCGTGGATCATCGCCAGCCAGACGATCCCGATCCTTGCCGTCGCGCCGATGATCATCGTTGTGCTGAACTCCATCGGCATCTCCGGGCTGTTGCCGAAGGCGCTGATCTCCACCTATCTCTCCTTCTTCCCCATCGTCGTCGGCATGGTGAAGGGTCTCAGAAGCCCGGAAACCATCCAGCTGGACCTGATGCACACCTATAATGCCTCACCTAGCCAGATCTTCTGGAAGCTGCGCTGGCCCTCGGCCCTGCCCTATCTCTTCACCTCGCTGAAGATCGCCATCGCCATCGCACTGGTCGGCGCCATCGTCGGCGAATTGCCGACAGGCGCCGTCGCCGGTCTCGGCGCGCGCCTGCTCTCCGGTTCCTATTACGGCCAGACGGTGCAGATATGGGCGGCGCTGTTCATGGCCGCCGGAGTCGCCGCCATTCTGGTGTCGATCATCGGCATTGCTCACGCGGCCGTCCTCAAGAGAATGGGAGCCCGGCCATGA
- a CDS encoding ABC transporter permease, whose product MTHPGWFFGAILFWLAAWAFNEWLVRRKFFSPAIKRISRMAVPLLFGLAILALWEGVVRGFSVPPILLPAPSAILTRLLTSLPILWADFRQTFLKSVLTGYVLGCGLGFIVAILIDRSPFLQRGLLPIGNFVSALPVVGIAPIMVMWFGFDWQSKVAVVVIMTFFPMLVNTVQGLAASSHMERDLMRTYAAGWWQTLVKLRLPAAWPFIFNALKINSTLALIGAIVAEFFGTPIVGMGFRISAEMGRSNVDMVWAEIAVAALAGSGFYGLVALAERAVTFWHPSVRGGRT is encoded by the coding sequence ATGACCCATCCCGGCTGGTTTTTCGGCGCGATCCTGTTCTGGCTTGCCGCCTGGGCCTTCAACGAATGGCTGGTACGTCGCAAATTCTTCTCGCCAGCGATAAAGCGCATCAGCCGCATGGCCGTGCCGCTCCTCTTCGGGCTGGCCATTCTCGCGCTCTGGGAAGGCGTGGTGCGCGGTTTTTCCGTGCCGCCCATCCTGCTGCCGGCACCGAGCGCCATCCTTACACGCCTTCTCACGTCCCTGCCGATCCTCTGGGCGGATTTCCGCCAGACCTTCCTCAAATCGGTGCTGACGGGTTATGTGCTCGGCTGCGGTCTTGGCTTTATCGTCGCCATCCTCATCGACCGTTCGCCCTTCCTGCAGCGCGGACTGCTGCCCATCGGCAATTTCGTCTCCGCTCTGCCTGTCGTCGGCATCGCGCCCATCATGGTCATGTGGTTCGGCTTCGACTGGCAGTCAAAAGTGGCCGTCGTCGTCATCATGACCTTTTTCCCGATGCTGGTGAACACGGTTCAGGGGCTTGCCGCTTCCAGCCACATGGAGCGCGACCTGATGCGCACCTATGCCGCCGGCTGGTGGCAGACATTGGTGAAACTGCGCCTGCCCGCCGCCTGGCCCTTCATCTTCAACGCACTGAAGATCAACTCAACGCTCGCGCTGATCGGCGCCATCGTCGCCGAATTCTTCGGCACGCCCATCGTCGGCATGGGTTTCCGCATCTCGGCGGAAATGGGCCGCAGCAATGTCGATATGGTCTGGGCCGAAATCGCGGTCGCCGCGCTCGCGGGCTCAGGCTTTTACGGTCTGGTGGCGCTCGCAGAGCGGGCCGTCACCTTCTGGCATCCGTCCGTCCGTGGGGGACGAACGTAA
- a CDS encoding ABC transporter substrate-binding protein, producing MKMKLASMLLAGASILTAVSAEAADKITLQLKWVTQAQFAGYYVAKDKGFYEAEGLDVDIKPGGPDIAPAQVLAGGGADVIVDWMPSALATREKGVPLVNIAQPFKTSGMMLTCLKETGVTKPDDFKGKTLGVWFFGNEYPFLSWMAHLKIPTTGGADGVTVLKQGFNVDPLLQKQAACISTMTYNEYWQVIDAGIKPEELVTFKYEAEGVATLEDGLYVLEDKLKDAKFKEDMVKFVRASMKGWKWAEENPDDAADIVLENDASGAQTEKHQKRMMGEVAKLTAGSKGALDKADYERTVKTLLGGGSDPVITKEPSGAFTTEITDAALK from the coding sequence ATGAAAATGAAACTTGCATCCATGCTTCTTGCCGGCGCGTCAATCCTGACGGCGGTGAGCGCCGAGGCCGCCGACAAGATCACCCTGCAGCTGAAATGGGTGACGCAGGCGCAGTTCGCCGGTTATTACGTCGCCAAGGATAAAGGCTTCTACGAGGCGGAAGGCCTCGACGTCGACATCAAGCCCGGCGGCCCGGATATCGCGCCTGCACAGGTTCTGGCCGGCGGCGGCGCGGATGTCATCGTCGACTGGATGCCCTCGGCACTCGCCACCCGGGAAAAGGGTGTTCCGCTCGTCAACATCGCCCAGCCTTTCAAGACCTCTGGCATGATGCTGACCTGCCTCAAGGAAACCGGCGTCACCAAGCCCGATGACTTTAAGGGCAAGACACTCGGCGTCTGGTTCTTCGGCAATGAGTATCCGTTCCTCTCGTGGATGGCGCATCTGAAAATCCCGACCACCGGCGGCGCGGATGGCGTCACCGTCCTCAAACAGGGCTTCAACGTCGATCCGCTGCTGCAAAAGCAGGCCGCCTGCATTTCCACCATGACCTATAATGAATATTGGCAGGTCATTGATGCCGGCATCAAGCCGGAGGAACTCGTCACCTTCAAATATGAGGCGGAAGGCGTGGCGACGCTGGAAGACGGTCTCTACGTTCTGGAAGACAAGCTGAAGGACGCCAAGTTCAAGGAAGACATGGTCAAATTCGTCCGCGCTTCCATGAAGGGCTGGAAATGGGCGGAAGAAAACCCTGACGATGCGGCCGACATCGTGCTGGAAAACGACGCCTCCGGCGCACAGACCGAAAAGCACCAGAAGCGCATGATGGGCGAAGTGGCAAAACTGACGGCCGGCTCGAAGGGCGCACTCGACAAGGCGGACTACGAACGGACGGTGAAAACCCTGCTGGGCGGCGGTTCCGATCCGGTCATCACCAAGGAACCCTCCGGCGCTTTCACCACCGAAATCACCGATGCGGCGCTGAAATAG
- a CDS encoding efflux RND transporter periplasmic adaptor subunit, whose product MQHRFTFNRFVFLLLSATALPLSAAAEGEAQAPVKQQNLPSIIVAHAKTRDLVDRIIATGTIRPVDEIYVQPLVDGLSIDELNVDIGDRVEANAVLAVLSSDSLLLQKSQLEANKAKAEASVTQSKAQVLEAQANLADALRQRDRAAKLGQSGSGSVSETEKTEAAAQVAQARLDAAKQAVSAGEADSKVVDAQIDDVNLKLTRTGVKTPVAGIVSAKNAKVGAIASGTGNPLFTVIKDGAIELVADLSETDILKVKVGQKAYLTVAGGAKKIEGKVRLVSPTVDPATRLGSVHVVLPVGSPARSGMYASAEIIVEETNALALPLSAVTSGREGSTTRKVEDDVVKQVKIETGIEDSGFIEIVSGLAAGDKVVEKAGAFVRDGDRIRPVEAPAAVSN is encoded by the coding sequence ATGCAGCATAGATTTACGTTTAACCGCTTTGTTTTCCTTCTTCTTTCCGCAACGGCCCTGCCCCTTTCGGCAGCCGCCGAAGGCGAAGCACAGGCACCGGTCAAACAGCAGAACCTCCCCTCCATCATCGTCGCACATGCCAAGACACGCGATCTCGTCGACCGTATCATCGCCACGGGCACCATCCGCCCCGTGGACGAAATATACGTCCAGCCGCTGGTCGATGGGCTGTCGATCGACGAACTGAACGTCGATATTGGTGACAGGGTCGAGGCCAATGCGGTTCTCGCCGTGCTGTCTTCCGACAGTCTTCTTCTGCAAAAGAGCCAGCTAGAAGCCAACAAGGCCAAGGCCGAGGCCTCTGTCACCCAGTCGAAGGCGCAGGTGCTGGAAGCCCAGGCCAATCTGGCCGACGCCCTTCGCCAGCGCGACCGCGCCGCAAAGCTCGGCCAGAGCGGCTCGGGCTCGGTTTCCGAAACGGAAAAGACGGAGGCCGCCGCCCAGGTTGCGCAGGCCCGTCTCGACGCGGCCAAACAGGCCGTTTCCGCCGGAGAGGCTGACAGCAAGGTCGTCGACGCGCAGATAGACGATGTCAATCTGAAGCTGACGCGCACAGGTGTGAAAACCCCTGTCGCCGGCATCGTATCGGCCAAGAATGCCAAGGTCGGGGCCATTGCCAGCGGCACCGGCAACCCGCTTTTCACCGTCATCAAGGACGGCGCGATCGAACTTGTCGCCGATCTCTCGGAAACCGACATATTGAAGGTCAAGGTCGGCCAGAAAGCCTATTTGACGGTCGCCGGCGGAGCCAAGAAGATAGAGGGCAAGGTGCGCCTCGTTTCGCCCACCGTCGATCCGGCGACGCGCCTCGGTTCCGTGCATGTGGTGCTGCCTGTCGGCAGCCCGGCACGGTCCGGCATGTATGCCAGCGCCGAGATCATCGTTGAAGAAACGAACGCGCTTGCCCTGCCGCTTTCGGCCGTCACCTCCGGGCGTGAAGGCTCGACCACCCGCAAGGTGGAAGACGACGTCGTCAAGCAGGTGAAGATCGAGACCGGCATAGAAGACAGCGGTTTCATCGAGATTGTCAGCGGTCTTGCCGCTGGAGACAAGGTTGTCGAGAAAGCTGGAGCATTCGTGCGTGATGGTGACCGGATAAGACCGGTGGAAGCCCCTGCGGCTGTGTCCAACTGA